One window of Bacillus alkalicellulosilyticus genomic DNA carries:
- a CDS encoding GerAB/ArcD/ProY family transporter, whose translation MKTVQKTLKSFDLFAFTVSSTISVGIAFLPYVAGEEIRSAWLKVMIGSLPFFGFLFLLHLFNKRYSTGDFFLELKKRIWKPVYWLIIGYLFISIIYAGGIVLTGMGAVVNTYLLPNTSQWVYILFFLVVVAVGVYYGLAAIIRFVVLTIVIEFSILLVIIAIGFTEPFRWIYIPPVMDIDISLLLKSTISDFARYSGLVTLLGLVVYSKPNQSIIKPTSFGLLFVLIVYTALSIVVLGTFGFEESLQLISPFIALVQTYSTAGGVIERLDLIFLAFWLVLFFKIIIIHIWFLVLMLKKNFPNVNGKWFILLICGMLFVLNLFLPPIISDYWRVHNFNTAMYALVLPSVLLIYLLLRKKGGRQA comes from the coding sequence ATGAAAACAGTTCAAAAGACGCTTAAAAGCTTTGACCTGTTTGCGTTTACGGTTTCCTCTACGATTAGTGTAGGTATTGCATTTTTACCATATGTAGCTGGGGAAGAGATTCGAAGCGCTTGGCTCAAAGTGATGATTGGTTCTCTTCCGTTTTTTGGTTTCCTATTCTTGCTCCATCTTTTCAACAAAAGGTATTCAACGGGTGATTTTTTCTTAGAATTAAAAAAACGTATATGGAAGCCCGTGTATTGGTTGATTATCGGATATCTTTTTATAAGTATTATTTATGCAGGAGGAATCGTACTAACGGGAATGGGGGCGGTAGTAAATACCTATTTGCTCCCTAACACTTCTCAATGGGTTTATATTTTATTTTTTTTAGTTGTCGTAGCAGTTGGAGTTTATTATGGATTAGCTGCAATTATCCGTTTTGTTGTATTAACGATTGTTATTGAATTTTCTATTTTGCTTGTAATCATTGCAATAGGTTTTACAGAGCCTTTCCGCTGGATTTACATTCCACCGGTTATGGACATTGATATTAGTTTGCTTTTGAAAAGTACAATATCCGATTTTGCTAGATATAGTGGACTTGTGACGCTGTTAGGTTTAGTAGTCTATAGTAAGCCTAATCAATCCATAATTAAACCAACTAGTTTTGGTTTGTTATTTGTATTGATTGTATATACGGCTTTATCGATTGTTGTTCTAGGAACGTTTGGTTTTGAAGAATCTCTTCAGTTGATTTCACCTTTTATTGCATTAGTCCAGACGTACTCTACGGCAGGAGGTGTTATTGAAAGGCTTGATTTAATATTTTTAGCCTTTTGGCTTGTTTTGTTTTTTAAGATTATCATCATTCATATTTGGTTTTTAGTTCTTATGTTGAAAAAGAATTTTCCAAATGTAAATGGGAAATGGTTTATTTTGCTCATTTGTGGAATGCTCTTTGTTCTTAATCTATTTTTGCCACCAATCATTTCAGACTATTGGAGAGTTCATAATTTTAATACAGCCATGTACGCACTGGTTTTACCGTCAGTCTTGCTAATCTATTTACTACTGAGAAAAAAGGGAGGGAGGCAAGCTTGA
- a CDS encoding Ger(x)C family spore germination protein: MKQKIKKMTTSLVVLLILTSCSPDARELDERSMILGLAIDRGEEKLYKVSIQLPILAEEPNSGAEQASREFEVFSVESDALWEAFAELESYTPSVLFFGHLKVVAISEELARNGLGDVIDTLDREATVANQVSLIIVEGKAEEFIRTESPLINLPALYLHRFFQADQKISRAERIKLFEFLRDTNMISNAATLPLGRINDESIVIEGLGVFKDYSMVGKLRMVQAGVSQLLKNNEVDDMNITVVVDHVGKKVTSSITRMHLKQKVRFDKESPITFTLDVRGEGQLIALSDVTARETPEFLESLETTVEEEVKKEIEAAIEEMKKINIEPWLLGHRVWATNPRLFEKLDWETTGWKNANFEITVDFEINDTGQRGYYNKKKIGR, encoded by the coding sequence TTGAAACAAAAGATTAAGAAAATGACGACATCTCTTGTCGTGTTACTCATACTAACCAGTTGTAGTCCAGATGCTAGGGAGCTTGATGAAAGATCGATGATCCTAGGGTTAGCAATTGATAGGGGAGAAGAAAAACTTTATAAAGTGTCGATTCAACTTCCTATCTTAGCTGAAGAACCAAATAGTGGTGCTGAACAAGCGAGCCGAGAATTTGAGGTGTTTTCTGTGGAGAGTGATGCTCTTTGGGAAGCGTTCGCAGAACTAGAGTCCTATACACCTTCTGTTCTTTTCTTCGGACATTTAAAGGTTGTTGCGATTTCTGAAGAACTTGCTCGAAATGGACTTGGTGATGTCATTGACACATTAGACCGAGAAGCAACAGTTGCTAATCAAGTATCCCTAATCATTGTTGAAGGAAAGGCAGAAGAGTTTATAAGGACAGAATCACCTTTAATTAATTTACCTGCACTCTATTTACACCGATTCTTTCAAGCGGACCAAAAAATATCAAGAGCGGAACGGATTAAGCTTTTTGAATTTTTGCGTGACACGAATATGATATCCAATGCCGCTACACTGCCTCTTGGAAGAATAAACGATGAGAGTATCGTTATCGAAGGGCTGGGTGTTTTTAAAGACTATAGCATGGTCGGGAAACTGAGAATGGTGCAAGCTGGGGTAAGTCAACTCCTTAAAAACAATGAAGTGGATGACATGAATATAACAGTTGTTGTAGATCATGTTGGTAAAAAAGTGACTAGCTCAATTACTAGAATGCATTTGAAGCAGAAAGTGCGTTTTGATAAGGAGAGTCCAATTACTTTCACTCTTGATGTTCGTGGAGAAGGACAACTAATAGCGTTATCGGATGTCACGGCTAGAGAAACACCGGAATTTCTTGAAAGTTTAGAAACAACGGTTGAAGAAGAAGTAAAGAAAGAAATCGAAGCGGCAATAGAAGAAATGAAGAAAATTAATATAGAACCATGGTTACTAGGCCACCGTGTCTGGGCAACTAATCCGCGACTGTTTGAAAAATTAGATTGGGAAACAACTGGTTGGAAAAATGCAAATTTTGAGATTACTGTTGATTTTGAGATAAATGACACCGGTCAAAGAGGGTATTATAACAAGAAAAAAATTGGAAGATAG
- a CDS encoding ABC transporter ATP-binding protein: MSFIQLNGITKFFTRTLKPAVDNLSLHIEKGEIITLLGPSGCGKTTTLRMLAGFEQPSTGTIQVGDEVVFKDGRSLPPEKRGIGMVFQDYALFPHLTIEKNVMFGLNKWSTKQKKERVREVLELVGLSEFNKRYPSELSGGQQQRVALARALAPRPHVILMDEPFSNLDAGLREKMRYEVTAILRKADTTAIIVTHDQKDAFAVSDRVVVMNEGIIQQIASPKEMYRCPKNCFVAQFVGKTNLLSGTLCPDLKHVETNIGRVCLPSALTESMDNVMVSIRPEGCRLSEKGRYVGTVERVTYTGEYQEVTVRLNGDLTVEPMVIYASIEQDVEVGSVISFDITPELVALVD, encoded by the coding sequence ATGAGCTTTATACAATTAAACGGGATTACTAAATTCTTTACAAGAACATTGAAACCAGCAGTTGATAACCTTTCTCTACATATTGAAAAAGGCGAAATCATTACATTACTTGGACCAAGCGGCTGTGGGAAGACCACTACGTTACGAATGCTTGCAGGTTTCGAACAACCTAGTACGGGAACGATTCAAGTTGGGGACGAGGTTGTATTTAAAGACGGGCGTAGTTTACCACCAGAAAAAAGGGGAATTGGTATGGTTTTTCAAGACTATGCACTGTTTCCTCATTTAACGATTGAAAAAAACGTGATGTTTGGTTTGAATAAATGGTCAACGAAACAGAAGAAAGAACGCGTCAGAGAGGTATTAGAATTAGTTGGTCTCTCGGAGTTCAATAAGCGATATCCTAGTGAGTTATCCGGTGGGCAGCAACAGAGGGTTGCATTGGCTAGAGCCTTAGCTCCTCGTCCGCATGTTATCTTAATGGATGAACCCTTTAGTAATTTAGATGCTGGACTACGTGAAAAAATGCGTTATGAGGTAACAGCTATTTTACGTAAAGCAGATACAACAGCAATTATCGTTACTCATGACCAAAAAGATGCATTCGCAGTTTCTGATCGGGTAGTAGTGATGAATGAAGGAATTATTCAGCAAATTGCCTCTCCGAAGGAAATGTACCGTTGTCCGAAAAACTGCTTTGTGGCTCAATTTGTTGGGAAAACCAACTTGCTATCAGGAACGTTATGTCCAGACTTAAAGCATGTTGAGACAAATATTGGACGCGTCTGTTTGCCTTCAGCTTTGACGGAGAGTATGGATAATGTGATGGTTTCCATTCGTCCAGAGGGCTGTCGCTTATCAGAAAAAGGTAGGTATGTTGGAACCGTTGAACGAGTGACGTACACTGGTGAATACCAAGAGGTAACTGTACGATTAAATGGAGATTTGACTGTTGAACCAATGGTTATTTATGCATCGATTGAACAAGATGTTGAAGTTGGTTCCGTCATTTCATTTGATATAACCCCTGAATTAGTAGCATTAGTAGACTAA
- a CDS encoding Fe(3+) ABC transporter substrate-binding protein, giving the protein MKKQLLTLGLLLILALITIVGCSNGENQTEEAPIAEEQTNEVATNEETAVEPEGDAVVNLYTSRHYDVDAELYKMFEEETGIKVNVVEGKGDELMERLDREGENTEADVFITADAGNLHRLKERDLLQEVNSDVLATNIPDKFRDDDNHWFGLTKRARVIVYAKDRVDPSELSTYEALTEPQWEGRVLIRASENIYNQSLLGSFIELNGEEAAKEWAAGIVNNMAQDPQGGDTDQIIAVVAGTGDVAISNTYYVGRLLNSENPEEVKVAEQVGVFFPNQDTNGTHVNISGAAVTKHATNVENAIKFIEFLSSNDSQKVFAEGNNEYPVNPDVEQSETLKSWGEFKEQDIDLTILGVNNARSIQIFNEVGWK; this is encoded by the coding sequence ATGAAAAAACAACTATTAACATTAGGATTACTTTTAATCCTTGCACTGATTACGATTGTAGGTTGTTCAAATGGAGAGAACCAAACAGAAGAGGCACCAATAGCAGAAGAGCAAACAAATGAAGTGGCAACAAATGAAGAAACAGCAGTAGAACCTGAAGGGGATGCAGTTGTTAATCTTTATACAAGCAGACACTATGATGTTGATGCTGAATTATATAAAATGTTTGAAGAAGAAACTGGAATTAAAGTAAATGTTGTAGAAGGAAAAGGCGATGAGTTAATGGAGCGTCTTGACCGTGAAGGTGAAAATACAGAAGCTGATGTATTTATTACTGCTGATGCTGGTAACTTACACCGTCTAAAAGAAAGAGATTTATTACAAGAAGTAAATAGTGATGTATTAGCTACAAATATTCCTGATAAATTCCGTGATGATGATAATCACTGGTTTGGTTTAACAAAAAGAGCACGTGTTATCGTTTATGCAAAAGACCGAGTTGACCCATCAGAACTTTCAACATATGAAGCGTTAACGGAACCACAATGGGAGGGAAGAGTATTAATTCGTGCTTCTGAAAATATTTACAACCAATCATTATTAGGTTCATTTATTGAACTAAATGGTGAAGAGGCTGCTAAAGAATGGGCAGCTGGTATTGTTAATAACATGGCTCAAGACCCACAAGGTGGCGACACTGACCAAATTATAGCAGTTGTTGCTGGTACAGGTGACGTTGCTATTTCAAATACGTACTATGTAGGTAGATTATTAAATTCTGAAAATCCAGAAGAAGTAAAAGTGGCTGAACAAGTTGGAGTATTCTTCCCGAACCAAGACACTAATGGTACACATGTTAATATTAGTGGAGCTGCTGTAACAAAACACGCAACTAACGTTGAAAATGCAATTAAATTTATCGAATTCTTATCTAGCAATGATTCTCAAAAAGTATTTGCTGAAGGAAACAATGAGTATCCAGTAAATCCAGATGTTGAACAATCTGAAACATTAAAATCTTGGGGAGAGTTTAAAGAGCAAGATATTGATTTAACAATTCTTGGTGTAAACAATGCAAGATCTATCCAAATCTTTAATGAAGTTGGCTGGAAATAA
- a CDS encoding ABC transporter permease, which yields MRLIEQTKQHINLWAILSFFFVFIILLPNLLIVVQFFTEPNENWAHIKEYLLQNYIYNTVVLITFTGIATTIIGTSLAWFITIYKFPLRNFLKWGLILPLAIPPFIGAYTYHGMLNYTGIIQSTLRNSFDITVNQRYFDIMNMQGAVFIFTIFLFPYVYTIMKSFLENQSATALENASLLGSNTFSIFYRVILPISRPAIVGGVSLVILEVLNDYGVVRFYGIQTFSTAIFQTWFGMGDLDSALKLAGILMSIVIIILVLEKLIRGRRKFNNSTSTVSRIKPKQLKGIKAWLVFAYCFGIFSVAFLIPFLQLLHWVFMTYEKIASPEFLTLIWNSVFVATIAATFIVVIALIVANYTRLHVNIVTKLFSKITTLGYSVPGAVIAIAIITVFLALDRYMISITAYFGSNPTVALSTTLVMLVSAYIIRFLAVGFNSIEAGFEKVGTSYTEASRSLGMSTYKTFLRVDIPLIKGAIFGGFILVFVDILKELPLTFILQPFNFNTLATRAFRYANDEMVNEAALASILIILISAVCIFFFHKVLDRSSN from the coding sequence ATGAGATTAATTGAACAGACAAAACAACATATAAATCTGTGGGCGATCCTAAGTTTTTTCTTCGTATTTATTATTCTATTGCCGAATCTATTAATTGTTGTTCAGTTTTTCACAGAACCGAATGAGAACTGGGCACATATAAAAGAATATTTATTGCAAAATTATATTTATAACACGGTAGTCCTTATTACTTTTACTGGTATAGCAACAACAATAATTGGTACAAGTTTAGCGTGGTTTATTACGATATATAAATTTCCCTTACGTAATTTCTTAAAGTGGGGTTTAATCTTACCCTTAGCCATACCGCCATTTATTGGAGCATATACGTATCATGGCATGTTAAATTATACAGGTATTATTCAATCGACTTTAAGAAACAGTTTTGATATAACTGTAAACCAACGGTATTTTGATATTATGAATATGCAAGGTGCGGTCTTTATTTTTACAATCTTCCTGTTCCCGTATGTCTATACAATTATGAAAAGCTTTTTAGAAAACCAATCAGCTACCGCATTGGAGAATGCTTCTTTATTAGGTAGTAATACATTTAGTATTTTTTACCGAGTCATTTTACCAATATCAAGACCAGCGATAGTTGGTGGTGTTAGTTTAGTTATATTAGAAGTATTAAATGATTATGGTGTTGTTCGATTCTACGGAATTCAAACATTTAGTACGGCTATTTTTCAAACGTGGTTTGGCATGGGCGACCTCGATTCAGCGCTGAAGCTTGCTGGAATCCTTATGTCGATTGTAATTATAATACTAGTGTTAGAAAAGCTAATTCGTGGACGAAGAAAGTTTAATAATTCTACATCAACGGTTAGTCGTATCAAACCAAAACAATTAAAAGGTATAAAAGCATGGTTGGTTTTCGCGTATTGTTTTGGGATATTTTCTGTAGCATTTTTAATTCCGTTTTTACAACTTCTTCATTGGGTCTTTATGACGTATGAAAAGATTGCTAGTCCTGAGTTTCTCACCTTGATTTGGAATTCCGTATTTGTAGCAACGATTGCGGCTACTTTTATTGTTGTCATTGCACTTATTGTTGCCAATTATACAAGACTACATGTAAATATAGTAACAAAGCTATTTTCAAAGATTACAACACTAGGGTATTCTGTTCCAGGGGCTGTCATTGCAATTGCGATCATTACAGTTTTTCTCGCGTTAGATAGATACATGATTTCAATTACTGCCTATTTTGGTTCTAATCCAACTGTGGCATTAAGTACGACTCTAGTCATGCTAGTATCAGCATATATTATTCGTTTTTTAGCGGTTGGATTTAACTCCATTGAGGCCGGTTTTGAGAAGGTAGGAACTAGTTATACAGAAGCGTCAAGGTCCTTAGGGATGTCAACGTACAAAACCTTTTTAAGAGTCGATATCCCTTTAATAAAAGGTGCAATCTTCGGAGGCTTTATCTTAGTATTTGTTGATATCTTAAAAGAATTGCCTTTAACCTTTATTCTACAACCTTTTAACTTCAATACACTAGCGACCAGAGCCTTTCGCTATGCCAATGACGAAATGGTAAACGAAGCTGCACTTGCTTCTATATTAATAATCCTGATTAGTGCCGTATGTATCTTTTTCTTCCATAAAGTACTTGACCGTAGTTCAAATTAA
- a CDS encoding DUF2325 domain-containing protein — protein MSALLVVGADHLGKIPSKLASVGFEEVIHISGRKVQQVKKEIPSHVDLVLILTDYINHNLTSVLKKKATDQGIPICYAKRSWCSIYQAIDSCDFEHCKQSESCRYFKQ, from the coding sequence ATGTCAGCTCTTCTTGTTGTCGGTGCAGATCATTTAGGGAAAATTCCAAGTAAATTAGCCAGTGTTGGATTTGAAGAAGTAATACATATAAGTGGGAGAAAAGTACAACAAGTTAAAAAGGAAATTCCGAGTCATGTAGATTTAGTGTTAATTCTAACCGATTATATAAATCACAATCTAACTTCTGTTTTAAAAAAGAAAGCTACTGACCAGGGGATTCCAATCTGTTATGCAAAACGGTCATGGTGTTCGATTTATCAGGCCATTGATAGCTGCGATTTTGAACACTGTAAGCAAAGTGAATCTTGTCGTTACTTTAAACAATAA
- a CDS encoding metal ABC transporter substrate-binding protein, whose amino-acid sequence MKKNIFSSILFSMLFLLAACGGNNGTEDGEKEGLTITTSFSILGEIIENVIGDRGTVEYIVPIGEEPHEYEPVPSDFQKVSDSDVFYMAGLNLEEWLEKLVENTGDVPVVAANEGIIPVMLDGGEEEDPHAWMSVVNVITYVENIVEDLVARDPDGESVYRENAEAYISQLTELDEWIQAEVADIPQENRVIVLSEDAFKYFGERYGFQTEGVWEINSHEEGTPGQIARVIDLVKEQNVPALFVETTVDSRYMKRISENTGVDIAGEVYTDAIGQEGSGAESYIDMMRHNVNTFVEGLK is encoded by the coding sequence ATGAAAAAAAATATTTTTTCATCAATTTTGTTTTCAATGTTATTTTTACTAGCTGCCTGCGGAGGGAACAATGGTACAGAAGATGGGGAAAAAGAAGGCTTAACGATTACAACTAGTTTTTCTATTTTAGGTGAAATTATTGAAAATGTAATTGGTGACAGGGGAACGGTTGAATATATCGTACCAATTGGTGAGGAACCACATGAGTATGAGCCAGTTCCAAGTGATTTTCAAAAAGTAAGTGATTCAGATGTGTTCTATATGGCTGGTCTTAATTTAGAAGAGTGGTTAGAGAAGCTGGTCGAGAATACAGGAGATGTTCCTGTTGTTGCAGCGAATGAGGGAATTATACCAGTAATGTTAGATGGTGGAGAAGAAGAAGATCCTCACGCCTGGATGAGTGTAGTAAATGTTATAACATACGTAGAAAATATAGTTGAAGATTTGGTAGCTCGTGACCCGGATGGAGAAAGTGTGTATCGTGAAAATGCTGAAGCATATATTTCACAACTTACAGAACTTGATGAGTGGATTCAAGCTGAGGTAGCAGATATACCACAAGAAAACCGCGTCATTGTTCTAAGTGAAGATGCATTTAAGTACTTTGGTGAAAGATACGGCTTCCAAACAGAAGGTGTATGGGAAATTAATTCACATGAAGAAGGAACTCCAGGTCAGATTGCACGAGTGATTGATTTAGTCAAAGAGCAGAATGTCCCAGCGCTCTTTGTTGAAACGACAGTCGACAGCCGTTATATGAAGCGTATTTCTGAAAACACAGGTGTTGACATTGCTGGAGAAGTTTATACCGATGCAATTGGTCAAGAGGGAAGCGGAGCAGAGTCATATATTGATATGATGCGCCACAATGTTAATACATTTGTTGAAGGATTGAAATAA
- a CDS encoding rhomboid family intramembrane serine protease, with the protein MFIRNETFYTFRKNYPVITVIVAIHLILFLWMNFFPGGTWIRTQGIGFNLSVYYGEYWRLLTPIFMHIGVGHVLFNSFSLVLFGPALERMLGKVRFLLVYVLCGVIANIATYFIGGLNYPAHLGASGAIFGLFGLYLYMSLYRKDLIDQANSQIVMTILIIGLVMTFVNTNINIFAHLFGLIAGAAFAPIFLANARPYYMRQPVHDPGEISFNPNRWRKKGMNQNLKKALWAGIIILVLVGLFFR; encoded by the coding sequence ATGTTTATCCGTAATGAAACTTTTTATACGTTTAGGAAAAATTACCCTGTAATTACTGTCATTGTCGCGATTCATCTTATTTTATTTTTATGGATGAACTTTTTCCCAGGTGGAACATGGATACGCACACAAGGGATTGGCTTTAATTTGTCCGTGTATTATGGAGAGTACTGGCGCCTCCTCACCCCAATTTTTATGCATATTGGAGTAGGGCATGTCCTTTTTAATTCCTTTTCTCTCGTATTGTTTGGTCCGGCTTTAGAAAGAATGCTCGGAAAAGTACGTTTCCTTCTTGTCTATGTATTATGTGGAGTCATTGCGAATATTGCCACATACTTTATTGGCGGATTAAATTATCCAGCTCACTTAGGTGCATCTGGGGCCATATTTGGATTATTCGGTTTGTACTTATATATGTCGCTCTATAGAAAAGATTTAATTGATCAAGCAAACTCTCAAATTGTAATGACCATTTTAATTATTGGTCTTGTTATGACTTTTGTAAACACTAACATTAATATTTTCGCACATCTTTTTGGATTAATTGCAGGTGCCGCCTTTGCTCCAATATTCTTAGCAAACGCAAGACCTTATTACATGAGGCAACCTGTGCATGATCCCGGTGAAATCTCTTTCAATCCGAATCGTTGGCGTAAAAAGGGAATGAATCAAAATCTCAAAAAAGCTTTATGGGCAGGTATCATCATCCTCGTCCTAGTAGGGCTATTTTTCAGATGA